A genomic region of Nitrospinota bacterium contains the following coding sequences:
- a CDS encoding sel1 repeat family protein: MQMHRLIFVVALSIYLFSAAVAFGQDFNDGMDAIKSGNYEEAVRIIRAAAEKGDKHAQHCLGVLLYKGLGVRQNHEESFKWMDLAAKQGLSQAKLDLGILIYHKKGVPRNYIDQH; this comes from the coding sequence ATGCAAATGCATAGATTAATTTTTGTTGTAGCGTTGTCTATATATTTATTTAGTGCTGCTGTTGCATTTGGACAGGATTTTAATGACGGCATGGACGCTATAAAAAGTGGAAACTATGAGGAGGCAGTCAGAATAATTCGCGCGGCTGCAGAAAAAGGGGACAAGCATGCCCAACATTGTTTAGGGGTTTTGTTGTATAAAGGTTTAGGGGTTAGGCAAAACCATGAGGAATCATTCAAATGGATGGATTTGGCAGCAAAACAGGGCCTATCACAAGCCAAATTAGATTTAGGAATCCTTATATATCACAAAAAAGGAGTGCCGAGAAATTATATAGATCAACATTAA
- a CDS encoding pentapeptide repeat-containing protein: MTDTNLMGTNLTGAKLVNTNLRNITLSYANINWAEILRGDDE; encoded by the coding sequence TTGACCGATACAAACCTTATGGGCACCAACTTAACAGGCGCAAAACTGGTTAACACAAACCTGAGAAACATAACACTCAGTTATGCGAATATAAATTGGGCGGAAATACTAAGAGGCGATGATGAATAA
- a CDS encoding LysM peptidoglycan-binding domain-containing protein: MFKPLTHTWLNQTLPLFSILKPRLTLLLGCILLWLAGCQGFPLNRAISSSEKGVYHTVHKNQTLYSIAKAYNLNMMFLKNINHISDPTNLTVGTKLWIPGADRVLELRK; this comes from the coding sequence ATTTTCAAGCCATTGACACACACATGGCTTAATCAAACACTTCCACTCTTTAGCATTTTGAAACCCAGGCTCACACTCTTACTTGGTTGCATACTTTTATGGCTGGCTGGTTGCCAGGGCTTTCCACTGAACCGTGCAATATCCTCCAGCGAGAAAGGGGTTTATCATACGGTTCATAAAAACCAGACTCTTTATAGTATTGCCAAAGCTTATAATTTGAATATGATGTTTCTGAAAAACATTAATCACATTTCAGACCCCACCAACCTCACAGTAGGGACAAAGTTATGGATTCCGGGGGCTGATCGTGTTTTGGAATTAAGAAAGTGA
- a CDS encoding OmpA family protein, which translates to MKNESTAILREQLRIKEAELQHVKAEARKSEKKKEFILQLSKEKLQSGTSIEDALNYEETQPVDSEGELESKETKKETDKLLSETKLKLDESEKEKKEIKLKLLKAIDFIKTKNNTPTKDNDSEETKTSGGMDPDKEEKVKKAIEVLNEKNSSLQEELETLKIAATENLARKEVLETEIARTKENFSGESLEKKQEELKNTYEEKINNYKKVITEKNKILNDLKASLGSNSEDGSDSESGNEDGEDLKDKFKELISQKDEADEKYTNLKSNFDKKLKENLESSTEELNKTIKRLKNKKTSNDTQEDIEEGAPAWMATFADMVTLILCFFILMYAIASQNVSQFKAEILGTETKSIGVLELLDSMTIRKKLTELTPKQPDSVISDIKAVTKEAPVDVEVTKDNIILRIPGQVLFEKGGADLRLEARPSLDSVINVANRYPDYKINIQGHTDDYPISTERFPSNWELSSARATAVLRYFIDKGAEPERMTATGYADTFPLFSNDTKAGQLRNRRVEVILEKES; encoded by the coding sequence GTGAAAAACGAATCCACAGCTATTTTAAGAGAACAACTGCGAATAAAAGAAGCAGAGCTCCAGCATGTAAAAGCTGAGGCTAGAAAAAGCGAAAAGAAAAAAGAGTTTATTCTTCAGCTTAGCAAGGAAAAGTTGCAATCCGGTACGTCCATCGAGGATGCCCTGAACTATGAAGAAACCCAGCCTGTTGATTCTGAAGGCGAATTAGAGAGCAAAGAAACAAAAAAAGAGACAGATAAATTATTATCTGAAACAAAACTAAAACTAGATGAAAGCGAAAAAGAAAAAAAAGAAATTAAACTAAAGCTTTTAAAGGCAATAGATTTTATAAAAACCAAAAACAACACCCCAACTAAAGATAATGATTCTGAAGAAACAAAAACTTCAGGAGGCATGGATCCTGATAAAGAAGAAAAAGTAAAAAAGGCTATAGAGGTATTAAATGAAAAAAATTCATCCCTTCAAGAAGAGCTTGAAACTCTAAAAATAGCTGCCACAGAAAACCTAGCAAGAAAAGAAGTTCTAGAAACTGAAATTGCACGCACCAAAGAAAATTTCAGCGGTGAATCACTCGAGAAGAAACAAGAAGAACTAAAAAATACTTATGAAGAAAAAATCAACAACTATAAGAAAGTTATAACGGAAAAGAATAAAATCCTAAATGACCTTAAAGCCTCTCTAGGTAGTAATAGTGAAGACGGCTCAGATTCTGAGTCTGGTAATGAGGATGGAGAAGATTTAAAAGATAAGTTTAAAGAGCTAATAAGTCAGAAGGATGAAGCTGATGAAAAATATACAAATTTAAAATCTAATTTTGATAAAAAATTAAAAGAGAATTTAGAAAGTAGCACAGAAGAGCTCAACAAAACAATAAAGCGTCTAAAAAACAAAAAGACCTCGAATGATACTCAAGAGGATATAGAGGAAGGAGCTCCTGCTTGGATGGCTACTTTTGCCGATATGGTTACCTTGATATTATGTTTCTTTATTCTCATGTATGCTATTGCATCGCAAAATGTATCGCAATTTAAAGCTGAAATTCTAGGTACCGAAACAAAAAGTATTGGCGTTCTTGAGCTCTTAGACAGCATGACTATTAGGAAAAAACTAACAGAGCTCACCCCAAAACAACCCGACTCTGTAATTTCAGATATCAAGGCAGTTACAAAAGAAGCTCCTGTAGATGTAGAAGTTACCAAGGACAATATTATTTTAAGAATTCCAGGACAGGTTTTATTTGAAAAGGGGGGAGCCGACCTGCGTTTAGAAGCGAGACCAAGTCTGGATTCGGTTATAAATGTTGCCAACAGGTATCCAGACTACAAGATTAATATACAAGGCCATACTGATGATTATCCAATTTCAACGGAAAGATTCCCATCCAACTGGGAACTTTCTTCAGCTCGGGCAACCGCAGTTTTGAGATACTTTATAGACAAGGGTGCCGAACCTGAGCGAATGACTGCCACGGGTTATGCTGACACATTTCCTTTGTTTTCGAACGATACAAAGGCAGGTCAGCTGAGAAATCGGCGGGTTGAAGTTATCCTGGAAAAGGAAAGTTGA
- a CDS encoding motility protein A gives MDFASIIGLFAGCALIIASILIGGDLGVFINLPGIMIVIGGSLAATALTFAFSDVKAAFRAVIKVFSSEKEEASDVILNMVELCKLSRKKGLLQLGKVEVSSLFLKKALSLVADGAEEDIIKDALNNEINALKKRHYAVQDVFKKMALYSPAFGMIGTLIGLVQMLQTLDDPQSVGPSMAVALITTLYGSIMASLIFGPIAGKLSARTNEEVLNMEIMFEGAAAILSNNNPMFVFEKLSSHIPHNLRQEFK, from the coding sequence GTGGATTTTGCATCAATAATAGGGTTATTCGCTGGCTGCGCTTTAATTATAGCGTCAATACTTATTGGCGGTGACCTAGGAGTGTTTATTAATTTGCCCGGCATAATGATTGTAATTGGTGGCAGTCTAGCCGCTACTGCACTAACCTTTGCGTTCAGTGATGTTAAAGCTGCATTCAGAGCAGTAATTAAAGTTTTTTCTTCAGAAAAAGAAGAAGCTAGTGATGTAATTTTGAATATGGTTGAGCTTTGCAAACTAAGCAGAAAAAAAGGGCTATTACAATTAGGTAAAGTAGAGGTCTCCTCACTGTTCCTTAAAAAAGCATTGTCGCTTGTGGCAGATGGAGCAGAAGAAGACATAATTAAGGATGCATTGAACAATGAAATTAATGCCTTAAAGAAAAGACATTATGCCGTTCAGGATGTTTTTAAAAAAATGGCCCTTTATTCCCCAGCCTTTGGAATGATCGGAACATTAATCGGATTGGTTCAAATGCTCCAAACCTTAGATGACCCTCAATCTGTTGGCCCTTCAATGGCCGTAGCCTTAATTACAACACTCTACGGAAGTATAATGGCATCACTAATATTCGGACCCATTGCCGGAAAGCTTAGCGCCAGAACAAATGAAGAGGTATTAAACATGGAAATCATGTTTGAGGGAGCAGCCGCAATCCTTAGCAACAATAATCCAATGTTCGTATTTGAAAAACTTTCTTCGCACATACCACATAATTTAAGACAAGAGTTTAAATAA
- a CDS encoding cytochrome C: MISFKKNIVHIGFWACWSRKSCYPLIFVFISLVFLYSCNKNIQVSQKVSGNSEIINDSVVKKDVGSKSSLESEEKRDMKNGDSDSEEERDIAAVAAAEHANLFVENDYPSATTCATCHPKHYKEWSVSQHSYAQLSPVYLSFSSFTNEFTNGTNGDFCFRCHTPIGANLNEDPFMSNLDRHPASREGITCIACHRITKAYNKRSGRLAIQKGDLLAPVYGPKGGEELKRVLDNTDKYRVVTEKGKPGRKIHTQAVKFEPISSSTFCGQCHDVTLLNGFRLEEAFSEYRMSPAAEKGITCQDCHMGKVQGIPSGYEEGPAAIVGGKETAPRKLTNHIFAGPDYSVIHPGIFPHNVEAQEMATMREWLQFDYKAGWGTDEFEDKVAEDMKFPARWESIDDRYDAREILNVQFERLEWVRQKRLEVLKNGYKLADAVITRNDKDGLAFKVKVENLTDGHNVPTGFAAERLVFLQVTVTDKTGKEVFKSGDLDPNGDVRDHESSYVINGDLPLDDQLFDLRGRILVTSSRGGERERVLPVPYPVTTTPFIRPTTRSRVLTGETPATRINRRSLSPLDHKWAEYKVDGDLMTGAGPYKAKIDLIAGMAPANLIGAIKSRGFDYNMSAREVADNVGAGYEVLESKNIVFDFKEGDLIETSFLNSLISIFE; this comes from the coding sequence ATGATTTCCTTTAAAAAAAATATTGTGCATATAGGTTTTTGGGCTTGTTGGAGCCGAAAAAGTTGTTACCCATTAATTTTTGTTTTTATTTCACTCGTTTTTCTATATTCCTGTAATAAAAATATCCAGGTTTCTCAAAAAGTTTCTGGAAATTCGGAAATAATTAATGATTCTGTAGTTAAGAAAGATGTTGGCTCCAAATCATCATTAGAATCAGAGGAAAAGAGAGATATGAAAAATGGTGACTCAGATTCTGAAGAGGAGCGAGACATTGCTGCAGTGGCTGCTGCAGAACATGCTAATTTGTTTGTCGAAAATGATTATCCCTCTGCCACTACCTGTGCTACTTGCCACCCAAAGCACTACAAGGAATGGTCTGTTTCACAGCATTCTTATGCGCAGTTGAGCCCTGTATATCTTTCTTTCAGTAGTTTTACCAATGAGTTTACCAATGGAACTAACGGTGATTTTTGTTTTCGGTGCCACACTCCTATAGGTGCAAACTTGAATGAAGACCCTTTTATGTCCAACCTGGATCGTCATCCTGCCTCTCGTGAAGGAATAACTTGTATTGCCTGTCATCGTATAACCAAGGCTTACAATAAGCGAAGTGGTCGATTGGCAATTCAGAAAGGTGATTTATTGGCCCCGGTATATGGTCCGAAGGGTGGAGAAGAGTTGAAGCGGGTCTTGGATAATACAGATAAATACCGCGTTGTAACAGAGAAGGGCAAACCGGGGAGAAAGATTCATACCCAGGCCGTAAAATTTGAACCGATTTCCAGTTCGACCTTTTGTGGGCAATGTCATGATGTGACCCTGCTCAATGGTTTTCGGTTGGAAGAAGCCTTTAGTGAATACCGCATGTCCCCTGCCGCAGAAAAGGGCATTACCTGCCAGGACTGTCATATGGGAAAAGTGCAGGGAATTCCTTCCGGATATGAAGAAGGTCCGGCCGCTATTGTAGGGGGCAAGGAAACCGCTCCGCGAAAATTGACAAACCATATTTTTGCAGGTCCAGACTACTCGGTGATTCACCCGGGCATTTTTCCGCACAATGTGGAAGCGCAGGAAATGGCAACGATGAGGGAGTGGTTGCAATTTGATTATAAAGCCGGTTGGGGAACAGACGAGTTTGAAGATAAGGTCGCCGAGGATATGAAATTCCCCGCCCGTTGGGAGTCTATAGACGATCGTTACGATGCACGTGAAATTCTTAATGTTCAGTTCGAGCGTTTGGAATGGGTACGGCAAAAACGCCTGGAAGTGCTTAAGAATGGCTATAAGCTTGCAGATGCCGTTATCACGCGTAATGATAAAGATGGACTTGCTTTTAAGGTCAAAGTTGAAAACCTGACCGATGGTCATAATGTACCGACAGGTTTTGCTGCAGAGAGGCTTGTTTTCCTTCAGGTAACCGTCACTGATAAAACTGGTAAGGAGGTTTTCAAGTCAGGTGATTTAGACCCTAATGGAGATGTGCGAGATCATGAGTCTTCCTACGTTATTAATGGCGATTTGCCTCTGGATGACCAGTTGTTTGATCTTCGCGGCCGTATTCTCGTGACCAGCAGCAGGGGAGGTGAGCGAGAGCGGGTTCTTCCTGTTCCTTATCCTGTTACCACGACTCCATTCATCAGGCCGACGACACGGTCACGTGTGTTGACCGGAGAAACCCCGGCCACAAGAATCAACAGGAGGAGTCTGTCTCCTCTGGATCATAAATGGGCCGAATACAAGGTTGATGGTGATTTGATGACGGGTGCGGGACCTTACAAGGCCAAAATTGATTTAATTGCTGGCATGGCACCTGCTAATTTGATTGGAGCAATTAAGAGCCGTGGGTTTGATTACAACATGAGCGCCCGAGAAGTAGCCGACAATGTAGGTGCTGGATATGAGGTGCTCGAAAGTAAAAACATTGTTTTTGATTTTAAAGAGGGAGATTTGATTGAAACCTCTTTCCTCAATTCCCTTATCAGTATTTTTGAGTAA
- a CDS encoding cyclic nucleotide-binding domain-containing protein, translating to MAITTQSRPQRWDQPFGTDMTDADVERLLNIPEIKAIDRERFPSRISLDGILRNDSRIMRYKPGDIVIREGDYGNSAFLILDGSLRVVLAPGLPREMLGRQTIKKKTFWQALKQLWTQKKPPEFRDVQRYNQNTGIRASHAPNSANIFLQDVPAILDENKTATLGKGGLFGELAALGRTPRTSTIFAETDAELLEIRWQGLREIRKYDEGWRRLIDQRYRENALNAHLRATSIFSHLDDKDLQEVADATLFETYGKFDWHLTYNKLQDNEKTQGIKDEPVISNQGDYPDGVLMIRSGFARVSIDQGHGKQTLTYLGAGDFYGADELFRSWQGEPNVSMRVTISAVGYAEALRVPSRIIEKHLFSYWTSERGGIRQAASSSSAESRRLQDFIGRALTDGALLEWAVEERFINGTQAMLINLDRCVRCDDCVRACASTHDGNPRFVRHGKTFQNWMVANACMHCADPVCMIGCPTGAIHRSMSGGMVIINDDTCIGCETCANSCPYSNIRMVSIRDEEGELILDSQNHKPIIKATKCDLCADQITGPACAFACPHDALNRVDFRDVSVREIGSR from the coding sequence ATGGCTATAACCACCCAGTCGCGACCACAACGCTGGGATCAACCGTTTGGCACTGACATGACCGATGCAGATGTCGAACGTTTGCTGAATATTCCGGAAATTAAAGCTATTGATCGGGAGAGGTTCCCCTCCCGTATATCGCTGGACGGGATTCTCAGAAATGATTCCAGGATAATGCGTTACAAACCGGGCGATATTGTAATTCGTGAGGGGGATTATGGCAACTCCGCTTTTTTAATATTAGATGGCTCATTAAGAGTGGTGCTTGCACCTGGTCTTCCCAGAGAAATGCTTGGGCGTCAGACCATTAAAAAGAAAACTTTTTGGCAGGCTCTTAAACAACTTTGGACTCAAAAAAAGCCTCCGGAATTCAGGGACGTTCAACGTTACAATCAAAATACTGGAATTCGTGCAAGCCATGCCCCAAACTCTGCCAATATATTTCTACAAGATGTACCCGCAATATTAGATGAGAATAAAACTGCTACTCTGGGTAAAGGAGGTCTGTTCGGGGAACTTGCCGCATTGGGAAGAACGCCCAGAACTTCTACGATCTTTGCGGAAACCGATGCTGAGCTGTTGGAAATACGCTGGCAGGGACTGCGTGAAATAAGAAAGTATGACGAGGGTTGGCGCCGCCTCATTGACCAGCGATATCGTGAGAATGCCCTGAATGCTCATCTCCGGGCGACGTCGATTTTTTCCCACCTTGATGACAAAGACCTTCAGGAAGTAGCAGATGCTACTCTTTTCGAAACTTACGGAAAGTTTGATTGGCATCTTACCTATAATAAACTTCAGGATAACGAGAAAACTCAAGGAATTAAAGACGAACCTGTTATTTCGAATCAGGGTGATTACCCTGATGGAGTTTTAATGATTCGCTCTGGGTTTGCCCGGGTTTCGATAGATCAGGGTCACGGAAAACAAACCTTGACGTATCTTGGGGCTGGGGACTTCTATGGTGCGGACGAGCTTTTTCGATCTTGGCAAGGTGAGCCGAATGTTTCTATGCGAGTTACAATTTCTGCTGTTGGCTATGCAGAAGCACTGCGAGTGCCCAGCAGAATAATTGAGAAGCATTTATTTTCTTACTGGACATCTGAAAGAGGGGGTATAAGGCAGGCTGCTTCAAGTTCTTCAGCAGAGTCAAGGCGGTTGCAGGACTTTATTGGTAGAGCATTGACCGATGGGGCTTTGCTTGAGTGGGCCGTTGAGGAACGTTTTATAAATGGTACCCAGGCGATGCTGATCAACCTTGACCGTTGTGTACGTTGCGATGACTGTGTGCGAGCTTGTGCTTCAACGCATGATGGTAACCCCAGGTTTGTCCGGCATGGTAAAACATTTCAAAACTGGATGGTGGCCAATGCCTGTATGCATTGTGCCGACCCGGTTTGTATGATTGGTTGTCCGACAGGTGCTATTCACAGATCAATGTCTGGAGGAATGGTAATCATAAATGACGACACTTGCATTGGTTGCGAAACCTGCGCGAACTCCTGCCCTTATTCAAATATCAGGATGGTTTCCATCCGCGATGAGGAGGGGGAGCTTATTCTCGACTCACAAAACCATAAGCCAATTATAAAAGCCACCAAGTGCGATCTTTGTGCTGACCAGATTACTGGTCCGGCATGTGCATTTGCATGTCCACATGATGCATTAAACAGGGTTGATTTTCGAGATGTGAGTGTAAGAGAGATTGGAAGCAGATGA
- a CDS encoding 2Fe-2S iron-sulfur cluster binding domain-containing protein has product MDQIIQTKQLEDERARFSWNGFRKFEIVSKVKETADITSFYLSPHDGKPLPKFYPGQFLTFQLHIPGQQKPVVRCYSLSDSPHHPDRYRVSVKRVPPPKDNPNVPAGLVSNYFHDNLNESDIVDIKAPSGHFFIDMYAKGPVVLIGGGVGITPVLSMLNALVEIESQREIWFFLGVRNKKEHIMKEHLELVERANANVNLKVFYSSPAETDIKDVDYHVQGRVTVDNFKPFLSSNNYDFYICAPPPMIKDLNSDLADWGVPKANIHFEAFGPATVKKVKKDSIKEQVSKIEIKFTKTGKTIPWNNDVSSLLELAEQNSIHLESGCRAGNCGSCLTAIINGDVTYVGEPGTPPEEGSCLTCISIPKGNISLDA; this is encoded by the coding sequence GTGGATCAAATAATACAAACAAAACAGCTTGAAGATGAAAGAGCGCGGTTTTCATGGAATGGTTTTAGAAAATTTGAAATTGTTTCCAAAGTAAAAGAAACTGCTGACATCACCTCCTTTTACCTTTCTCCTCATGATGGCAAGCCGTTGCCAAAATTTTATCCCGGTCAGTTTTTAACTTTTCAATTGCATATTCCAGGTCAACAGAAGCCTGTTGTTCGCTGTTATTCTTTGTCCGATAGCCCTCATCATCCCGATCGCTACCGAGTTAGTGTTAAAAGGGTACCTCCTCCTAAAGATAACCCTAATGTTCCAGCAGGTTTAGTTTCAAACTATTTTCATGACAATTTGAATGAATCAGATATTGTCGATATTAAAGCTCCAAGCGGCCATTTTTTTATCGATATGTATGCTAAAGGCCCGGTTGTTTTGATTGGAGGAGGAGTCGGTATAACTCCGGTACTAAGCATGTTGAATGCTTTAGTTGAAATAGAATCGCAAAGAGAGATCTGGTTTTTTCTGGGAGTTAGAAATAAAAAAGAGCATATAATGAAGGAACACCTTGAGTTAGTTGAGAGAGCTAATGCTAATGTTAATTTAAAAGTATTCTATAGTTCTCCGGCGGAAACAGATATTAAAGACGTCGATTATCATGTTCAAGGAAGGGTAACAGTTGATAACTTTAAACCATTTCTTTCTTCCAACAATTATGATTTTTATATTTGCGCGCCTCCTCCAATGATTAAGGATTTGAATTCAGATCTGGCTGACTGGGGTGTGCCCAAGGCAAATATTCATTTTGAAGCTTTTGGCCCAGCTACCGTAAAAAAAGTAAAAAAAGATTCCATTAAAGAGCAGGTTTCAAAGATTGAAATTAAATTTACTAAAACCGGTAAAACTATACCTTGGAATAATGACGTATCTTCATTGTTGGAACTTGCAGAGCAAAATAGTATTCATTTAGAATCTGGCTGCAGGGCAGGAAATTGTGGGTCCTGTTTGACAGCAATTATAAATGGTGATGTAACATATGTTGGTGAGCCCGGTACCCCTCCTGAGGAAGGATCCTGCTTGACTTGCATATCCATTCCAAAGGGAAATATTTCTTTGGATGCTTGA
- a CDS encoding OmpA family protein, which translates to MQDSQEKQPSKYQMGHNIALLKERIAELNKQLKSSEKNLSLQSKKFETEKNSLNDRIKKQLEEEKLVLIEKLRTLEENNKGLKLKLGTVDEDIKQNENLKQKLKTIEDILKNERSMHEKLVAEKKDAEEKCQRLESELNEINDDQATTEKIKKSIEVINQYKNENSELKDKYLSLQEKYQKKEEEQNLEKKDDIKLKIIEQKQQIQELEKKLDRVSIENEEIQKYRQEIETLQNKLKNNPPEKTIQQELEKSQNNREEFEKILKSDEKTFEVFKVALNNKTSHDQRIIKLDEMIKQTKEHIEEYISENKDSETGSLHSIEVLDFLKVQVDKKENIKKLLINQKQNTTSEEDKQENIIIQKKNIKKHAAHGGSWKVAYADFVTAMMAFFLLMWLLSQLSQESRDNLQQYFQSYKAFIHSGEEKVEASDSVRSADLKDKNFQKRLIEEYKNRFAGSDEHLKVMKVAGGIRIQVMDITDKPMFEIGSAVFRPEAIEIFQFLAERIKKLPGFLIIEGHTDGLPFSKGNKTNWELSMERASAARFHLMKNGVDSKRLKRIVAYGHSEPINPEDHYDPRNRRINIILLNDENDKTLEPSPSNN; encoded by the coding sequence ATGCAAGATTCACAAGAAAAACAGCCCTCAAAATATCAAATGGGTCACAATATTGCTTTATTAAAAGAAAGAATTGCTGAACTAAATAAACAGTTAAAAAGTTCAGAAAAGAATTTAAGCTTACAATCTAAGAAGTTTGAAACTGAAAAGAATTCATTAAATGATCGCATAAAAAAACAGCTCGAAGAAGAAAAACTTGTTTTAATTGAAAAACTGAGAACTCTCGAAGAAAACAATAAAGGTTTAAAATTAAAACTGGGCACTGTAGATGAAGATATAAAACAAAATGAGAATTTAAAACAAAAACTAAAAACCATTGAAGATATACTTAAAAATGAAAGGAGTATGCATGAAAAATTGGTGGCGGAGAAGAAAGATGCAGAAGAAAAATGCCAACGATTAGAAAGTGAACTTAATGAGATAAATGATGATCAAGCTACCACAGAAAAAATCAAAAAGAGTATCGAAGTTATAAATCAGTATAAGAATGAAAATAGTGAACTTAAAGATAAATATTTGTCGCTTCAGGAAAAATATCAGAAAAAAGAAGAAGAACAAAACCTTGAAAAGAAAGACGATATTAAATTAAAAATTATTGAACAAAAACAACAAATACAAGAACTTGAAAAAAAACTAGATCGCGTTAGTATCGAAAATGAAGAAATACAAAAATATCGGCAGGAAATTGAAACACTTCAGAATAAATTAAAAAATAATCCACCCGAGAAGACCATTCAACAAGAACTAGAAAAATCTCAAAACAATAGAGAAGAATTTGAAAAGATACTCAAATCAGATGAAAAGACCTTTGAGGTTTTTAAAGTTGCCCTAAACAACAAAACCAGTCACGACCAAAGAATTATTAAATTGGATGAGATGATCAAACAAACCAAAGAGCACATTGAAGAATATATTTCTGAAAACAAGGACTCTGAAACTGGATCTTTACATTCTATAGAAGTTCTAGACTTTTTAAAAGTACAAGTTGACAAGAAGGAAAATATAAAAAAACTATTAATCAATCAAAAACAAAACACAACGAGCGAGGAAGATAAACAGGAAAATATTATTATACAAAAAAAGAATATAAAGAAACATGCTGCCCATGGAGGTTCTTGGAAAGTTGCCTACGCTGATTTTGTTACTGCAATGATGGCTTTTTTTCTATTAATGTGGCTGCTTTCACAATTGTCCCAAGAGTCACGAGACAATTTACAACAATATTTTCAAAGCTATAAAGCATTTATACATTCCGGTGAAGAAAAGGTTGAAGCCTCGGATTCTGTTCGTTCGGCCGATTTAAAAGATAAGAATTTTCAGAAACGATTAATTGAGGAATATAAAAATAGATTCGCAGGCTCAGATGAGCACCTGAAAGTAATGAAAGTAGCTGGTGGAATTAGAATACAAGTTATGGATATTACTGATAAGCCAATGTTTGAAATTGGCAGTGCTGTGTTTAGACCTGAGGCTATTGAAATATTTCAATTTCTTGCTGAAAGGATAAAAAAACTACCAGGTTTTTTAATTATTGAGGGCCATACTGATGGCTTGCCATTCTCAAAAGGAAATAAAACTAACTGGGAACTTTCGATGGAGAGGGCCTCAGCCGCTCGTTTTCATTTAATGAAAAATGGTGTAGATTCGAAAAGATTGAAAAGAATAGTTGCCTATGGTCATTCTGAACCAATAAATCCAGAGGACCACTACGACCCAAGGAATAGACGGATTAATATCATTTTACTTAATGATGAAAACGATAAAACTCTAGAACCTTCGCCTTCAAATAATTAA